CCGCCTTGGAGGCCCCCTCCGCCTTGCGGGGCAGCTCGATGCCGACCAGCTTGGCGGCACGCTCGCCGACCGCGCGGGTCTGGGACGCCACGGTGCCCAGCGCCTCCTGGGTCAGCTCGACGGCCTGGTCGACGTAGCCCTCGGCACGCGCCGTGGTCTCCTCGAACGGCCGCTGGCTGCGCAGCCGCTGCAGCGCCGCCTCGCCCCGATCGACCAGCTCGTTGTACCGGGTGGTCGCGGCCTCCAGGTAGCCCTCGGCGGCCTTGCGCAGCTCCTCGGCGGTAAAGCGCTCACGCAGCTCGGTGAACTGCTCGGGCAGGTCTTCCTGCAGCTTGGCGATCCGGGCGCGACTCTCCTCGACGCGGGTGCGGGTGTCGGTGCGGGTGTCTTCGGCCCGCTCACGCAGGTTGCCGATGAGTTCGTTCACGGTGGCCAGGGCCAGGTCAGCGGCTCCCAGGGCCGCGAGCAACGGCGCCCGCAGTTCTTCGATGTTCGGATTGTCAGCCATGGTTTTTCCTTTCATGGTTGGTTGTCGGGCT
This Mycobacterium simiae DNA region includes the following protein-coding sequences:
- the hbhA gene encoding heparin-binding hemagglutinin HbhA, yielding MADNPNIEELRAPLLAALGAADLALATVNELIGNLRERAEDTRTDTRTRVEESRARIAKLQEDLPEQFTELRERFTAEELRKAAEGYLEAATTRYNELVDRGEAALQRLRSQRPFEETTARAEGYVDQAVELTQEALGTVASQTRAVGERAAKLVGIELPRKAEGASKAVAKKAPAKKAPAKKAPAKKAPAKKAAAKKVTQK